The following coding sequences lie in one Enterococcus sp. 9E7_DIV0242 genomic window:
- a CDS encoding glycosyltransferase — MSEQADIVVLLPFIAAFLVLVVAVYAKFIFRKTYDKPVDEKKQNWVIDFEPMDDSKVESLAVFLTGTVVAVIVTLSTIIGWIILEAYLTDIHGWHVYRIFYIAAGIFFLGQMLLSSFCKPVKGQANGLLKLHVLIPVFNEDENSLKNCLESCLSQGLVPSGIHVVDDCSTESDYSEVKEWFLPTAKEHGVMATWDRLPQNGGKRIAQIKGFKNVPEDPYVIIVTTDSDSILDPKMLEEGIKPFNDSKVSSVAGLMIAKNVQNSWLTRMYDLIMVCQQLIGRGAVSLFGNVLVNSGPSAFYRYDVVKNAINNQYHYEEFLKQEVRCSDDSYLTLCALLMGHTVFQPSAIVLSDMPTKLSHHIRQQLRWERGSTVRGIWRLKYLLDQKHTIPGFLRQLLGWISFWTIFTIAIIVITNCIANNDWVQLLLMTQIAFALSIGYYTRYLHVKRLDIRNNWTGYLLTPIATLWASIVLKIVRLYATFTCHKITHWGTRTNIEDID; from the coding sequence ATGTCTGAACAAGCTGATATTGTAGTATTGCTTCCATTTATTGCTGCTTTTTTAGTTTTAGTTGTGGCGGTGTATGCCAAATTTATCTTTAGAAAAACATATGACAAACCGGTTGATGAAAAAAAACAAAACTGGGTTATCGATTTTGAACCTATGGATGATTCAAAAGTTGAAAGTTTAGCAGTTTTTCTGACAGGAACAGTTGTAGCTGTCATCGTTACATTGAGTACAATAATAGGCTGGATTATTCTTGAAGCGTATCTGACGGACATACACGGATGGCATGTTTATCGTATTTTTTATATAGCAGCAGGAATTTTCTTTTTAGGTCAAATGTTGTTGTCTTCTTTTTGTAAACCAGTAAAGGGGCAAGCAAACGGCTTATTGAAATTGCACGTCTTGATACCAGTGTTTAATGAAGATGAGAACTCTTTGAAGAATTGTCTTGAATCTTGCTTGAGTCAAGGTCTTGTTCCGAGTGGAATACATGTTGTCGATGACTGCTCTACTGAAAGTGATTATTCAGAGGTGAAAGAATGGTTTCTTCCTACTGCAAAAGAACATGGGGTGATGGCTACCTGGGACCGGCTTCCACAAAACGGAGGAAAGAGAATTGCTCAAATAAAGGGATTCAAAAATGTTCCGGAAGATCCTTATGTGATTATTGTGACCACGGATTCTGATAGTATTTTAGATCCAAAAATGCTTGAAGAAGGTATCAAGCCATTCAATGATTCTAAAGTATCTTCTGTGGCGGGATTGATGATTGCCAAAAATGTCCAGAATAGCTGGTTGACAAGAATGTATGATTTGATTATGGTTTGTCAACAATTGATCGGTCGTGGCGCCGTGTCTCTGTTTGGGAATGTGCTTGTGAATAGTGGTCCTTCTGCGTTTTACCGCTATGATGTGGTGAAGAATGCAATAAATAACCAATACCATTATGAAGAATTTTTAAAACAGGAGGTTCGTTGTTCAGATGATTCATATTTGACACTCTGTGCTTTGTTAATGGGGCATACTGTTTTTCAACCAAGCGCAATCGTACTATCTGACATGCCTACTAAACTAAGCCACCATATTCGACAACAGCTACGTTGGGAACGAGGGTCTACTGTTCGTGGCATTTGGAGATTGAAATATTTGTTAGACCAAAAACATACAATTCCGGGTTTTTTAAGACAGTTGCTGGGTTGGATATCTTTTTGGACCATATTCACCATTGCAATCATTGTTATTACGAATTGTATCGCTAACAATGATTGGGTGCAATTGCTTTTGATGACCCAGATAGCTTTTGCGCTTTCTATCGGGTACTACACACGGTATTTGCATGTAAAGAGACTTGATATACGAAATAACTGGACAGGGTATCTATTGACACCAATCGCAACCTTGTGGGCAAGTATTGTTTTAAAAATAGTCAGGCTATATGCCACATTCACTTGTCATAAGATTACACATTGGGGGACGAGAACCAATATTGAGGATATTGATTGA